One window of Cataglyphis hispanica isolate Lineage 1 chromosome 12, ULB_Chis1_1.0, whole genome shotgun sequence genomic DNA carries:
- the LOC126853777 gene encoding tRNA-uridine aminocarboxypropyltransferase 1, protein MAEYVKNSDRLSEFEMKQKTIDRAPFRNLKISDSRILNTIEGRRKCELCYKSRKFFCYTCCVPVIDNSYFPRVKLPIKIDIIKHAHEIDGKSTAIHAAILAPEDVKIYTYPDFPDISDKEETVLIFPSKSAQTVSVEALFTKKKGKNDTLANKTEAVFPIKRAIFIDSTWQQTKAIYKDPRLRELRCVILKSRISQFWRYQKKSPRWYLATIEAIHQFLVELHTYALIAEYPDVHRFMLNGKQESVTNNKEECAEINQKYHGQYDNLLYFFKYMYDKIHSIYDHDQLQAYKRPLA, encoded by the exons ATGGCAGAGTACGTCAAAAATAGCGACAGATTGTCAGAGTTCGAAATGAAACAGAAAACGATTGACAGAGCACCTTTTCGAAACTTGAAAATTAGTGACTCCAGGATATTAAATACGATTGAGGGTAGAAGAAAGTGTGAACTCTGTTATAAATCACGCAAGTTCTTCTGTTACACCTGTTGCGTACCTGTCATCGACAATTCATATTTTCCACGTGTAAAG CTGccaattaaaattgacatcATTAAGCATGCTCATGAGATAGATGGCAAGAGTACTGCTATTCACGCTGCCATACTTGCGCCAGAGGATGTGAAAATCTATACATATCCTGATTTTCCAGATATATCGGATAAAGAAGAA ACTGTTTTAATCTTTCCTAGCAAAAGTGCGCAGACTGTAAGCGTGGAGGCTCTTTTTACAAAGAAGAAAGGGAAAAATGATACTTTGGCAAATAAAACCGAGGCtgtatttcctataaaaaGGGCCATTTTCATTGACAGCACGTGGCAGCAAACTAAAGCAATATATAAAGACCCAAGATTGAgag AACTACGTTGTGTCATTTTAAAATCAAGGATCTCTCAATTCTGGCGTTATCAAAAGAAGAGTCCAAGATGGTACTTGGCGACAATTGAAGcaattcatcaatttttagtAGAGCTACACACTTATGCTCTTATAGCGGAATACCCTGATGTACATAGGTTTATGTTGAATGGGAAGCAGGAATCTGTAACTAATAACAAGGAAGAATGTGCagaaattaatcaaaagtATCATGGACAATATGACaatcttttatactttttcaagtatatgtatgataaaattCACTCGATATATGATCACGATCAATTACAGGCTTATAAAAGGCCACTCGCGTGA